A single Lysinibacter sp. HNR DNA region contains:
- a CDS encoding glycoside hydrolase family 3 N-terminal domain-containing protein produces the protein MNLTDLPYRNSSLPITERVADLLGRMSLEEKVGQMLQLDARDDLEDHVLRTHVGSILHTSPERVIRAHELVTQTELQIPLLVGEDCIHGHSFWEGATIFPTQLGMAASWDIGLLEKAAQITAIEAAATGIHWTFSPVLCISRDLRWGRVNETFGEDPFLIGELASAMVRGYQGSGLTDPTAILATAKHFAGYSETQGGRDASEADISRRKLRSWFLPPFERVAREGCRTFMLGYQSTDGVPITINDWLLNDVLRGEWGYTGTLVTDWDNVGRLVWEQQVQPDYAHAAAAAVLAGNDLVMTTPKFFRGALDAVDQGLLKESDLDTAVSRILTLKFELGLFEDPRRPDTARQSVIGNAGHREVNLEIARRSLVLLKNDGALPLDGGFVADSSGRAVRNAHAGTSQAHTPNAHQQNATQTPAPGQPKTIAVVGPLANDAQTQLGDWAGSSGQAGWIPNGHPRDMITTALDGMQKFSPSNWNVLHAQGADILTLAPDPEGEFFPDGQPRPQIVVPCKPDEQMITEAVAAARAADYVVAVVGDRIELVGEGRSTATLELIGGQVALLDALAETGTPMIVVLLASKPLVLPESALGASALIWAANPGMEGGRALAEVILGLIEPSGRLPISFALHSGQQPTYYNQIRGQHGTRYADLTQSPAFAFGEGLSYTTVEYSGLRIARDALGLTDTVRAEVTLHNTGTRPVRETVQVYVSDTVTSVSWAEKELKAYRQVDLMPGESVTLDLQVPASECTIVDASGNRIVEAGEFELLVGPSSRAESLLRAPFTLGVTG, from the coding sequence GTGAACCTCACAGACCTCCCCTATCGCAATAGCTCTCTCCCCATTACGGAGCGCGTTGCGGACCTCCTGGGTCGTATGAGCCTGGAAGAAAAAGTGGGGCAGATGCTCCAGCTTGATGCCCGCGACGACCTCGAAGACCATGTGCTACGCACTCATGTGGGTTCAATCCTGCATACCTCCCCCGAACGGGTCATCCGAGCACACGAGCTTGTTACCCAAACCGAGCTTCAGATCCCTCTTTTGGTGGGTGAGGATTGTATTCACGGCCATTCCTTCTGGGAGGGGGCAACCATATTCCCCACCCAGTTGGGCATGGCCGCCTCCTGGGACATCGGGCTCCTCGAAAAGGCGGCCCAGATCACCGCGATCGAGGCCGCCGCCACCGGAATTCACTGGACTTTCTCGCCCGTTCTCTGCATCTCACGAGACCTGCGCTGGGGTCGGGTTAACGAAACTTTTGGGGAAGACCCCTTCCTCATCGGTGAGCTCGCCTCCGCAATGGTGCGTGGATACCAGGGCAGCGGACTCACCGACCCCACCGCCATCCTCGCCACGGCTAAACACTTTGCGGGATACTCCGAAACGCAGGGCGGCCGGGATGCGAGCGAAGCAGATATCTCCAGGCGCAAGCTACGTTCCTGGTTCCTTCCCCCGTTCGAACGCGTGGCGCGTGAGGGCTGCCGCACCTTTATGCTCGGCTACCAGAGCACCGACGGGGTACCAATCACCATCAACGACTGGCTACTCAACGACGTGCTGCGCGGCGAGTGGGGATATACGGGAACCCTCGTCACCGATTGGGACAACGTGGGACGCCTGGTGTGGGAACAGCAGGTGCAGCCCGACTACGCACACGCCGCAGCGGCGGCAGTTTTGGCCGGGAACGACCTGGTCATGACAACCCCGAAATTTTTCCGAGGAGCACTCGATGCCGTCGATCAGGGGCTCCTCAAAGAATCCGACCTCGACACCGCAGTGTCGCGCATCCTCACGCTCAAGTTTGAGCTTGGACTCTTTGAAGACCCCCGTCGGCCCGACACGGCCCGGCAATCAGTGATCGGCAACGCCGGACACAGGGAGGTTAACCTGGAGATCGCAAGACGCTCACTGGTGCTCCTCAAAAACGATGGAGCACTCCCCCTTGACGGCGGATTTGTTGCGGACAGCTCCGGTCGAGCCGTGCGTAATGCTCACGCAGGCACGTCACAGGCACACACCCCCAACGCTCATCAGCAGAACGCGACGCAGACACCAGCACCCGGCCAGCCCAAGACAATCGCCGTGGTGGGTCCGCTCGCAAACGACGCCCAGACCCAACTCGGCGATTGGGCTGGATCCTCGGGGCAGGCCGGTTGGATCCCCAACGGCCACCCGCGAGACATGATAACCACGGCGCTCGACGGGATGCAGAAGTTCTCCCCCAGCAACTGGAACGTACTGCACGCTCAGGGGGCGGATATCCTCACGCTCGCCCCCGACCCCGAGGGCGAATTCTTTCCCGACGGCCAGCCCCGACCACAGATTGTTGTACCCTGCAAACCGGACGAGCAGATGATCACAGAGGCCGTAGCCGCAGCGCGGGCAGCGGACTACGTGGTCGCCGTGGTGGGAGACCGCATCGAATTGGTGGGTGAGGGACGCTCCACCGCAACACTCGAACTCATCGGCGGTCAGGTCGCTCTGTTGGATGCGCTCGCAGAGACCGGAACCCCGATGATAGTTGTGCTACTCGCCTCTAAACCACTGGTTCTTCCCGAATCAGCGCTGGGAGCATCCGCGCTCATCTGGGCCGCCAACCCCGGGATGGAGGGTGGCCGGGCGCTCGCAGAGGTCATCCTGGGTCTTATCGAACCCAGCGGCAGACTCCCCATCTCCTTTGCTCTCCACTCGGGCCAGCAGCCCACCTACTACAACCAGATTCGTGGCCAGCACGGAACCCGCTACGCGGATCTCACCCAGAGTCCAGCCTTTGCTTTTGGCGAAGGACTCTCTTACACAACGGTGGAATACTCGGGGCTGCGGATAGCCCGCGATGCGCTGGGCCTTACGGATACGGTGCGGGCCGAGGTTACGCTCCATAACACGGGAACAAGACCCGTTCGCGAAACGGTTCAGGTGTATGTGAGCGACACGGTCACTTCCGTGAGCTGGGCTGAGAAGGAGCTTAAGGCCTACCGACAGGTGGACCTGATGCCCGGCGAAAGCGTAACGCTCGACCTGCAGGTTCCAGCCTCAGAGTGCACAATCGTGGACGCTTCGGGCAATCGTATCGTTGAGGCAGGCGAGTTTGAACTTCTCGTGGGACCGTCGTCCCGCGCCGAATCGCTGCTTCGCGCACCCTTTACCCTGGGGGTTACGGGCTAA
- a CDS encoding ABC transporter permease translates to MSEPPEQGQRKNSFLARMGRSFAMFRNGKSITGLCILGFFSLVAIFSDVLAPYGPLEKDFSALRQPPSGSHWLGTTHMGEDVLSQLIYGTRGVLVVGFSAGIIATLIAVVIGVTAGYVRGWRSESLSALTNVFLVLPALPLIIIVASQYQNPSLLLISSVLAITGWAWGGRVLRAQTMSLRNRDFIQAARANGEPLYRIIGVEMLPNLTAIIASSFVGTVIAAVLGLTTLAFVGVIPITNLNWGTILFWAQQNGAFPDYWWWYVPAGLCIALLGMALSLINFGIDEYVNPHLRSAGERARAMRKKGIKISSSVTTVRTQPVRKKS, encoded by the coding sequence ATGTCTGAACCTCCCGAGCAGGGTCAGCGTAAAAACTCCTTCCTCGCAAGGATGGGCCGTTCCTTTGCCATGTTCCGCAACGGCAAGTCGATCACCGGGCTGTGTATTCTCGGTTTCTTCTCCCTGGTTGCGATCTTCAGTGATGTGCTTGCACCCTACGGACCGTTGGAAAAGGACTTCAGTGCACTGAGACAACCGCCCTCCGGGTCACACTGGTTGGGAACCACCCACATGGGCGAGGACGTTCTCAGTCAACTTATCTACGGAACCCGCGGGGTTCTTGTGGTCGGATTCTCCGCAGGAATTATCGCCACCTTGATAGCGGTGGTGATCGGTGTCACAGCGGGATACGTGCGCGGCTGGCGGAGCGAATCGCTCTCAGCCCTCACCAACGTTTTTCTTGTTCTCCCCGCTTTGCCCCTCATCATCATCGTTGCCTCCCAGTATCAAAACCCCAGCCTGCTCCTCATTTCCAGCGTACTGGCGATCACCGGTTGGGCCTGGGGCGGACGAGTGTTGCGCGCGCAAACAATGTCACTGCGCAACCGGGACTTTATTCAGGCTGCCCGCGCCAACGGGGAGCCTCTGTACCGGATCATCGGGGTGGAGATGCTTCCCAACCTCACCGCAATAATCGCCTCAAGCTTCGTGGGAACGGTTATTGCTGCCGTGTTGGGCCTCACCACCCTGGCCTTTGTGGGAGTCATCCCCATCACCAATCTCAACTGGGGAACCATCCTCTTTTGGGCGCAGCAAAACGGGGCATTTCCCGATTACTGGTGGTGGTACGTGCCTGCCGGTCTGTGCATTGCGCTTCTTGGGATGGCCCTCTCCCTGATTAACTTTGGCATCGACGAGTATGTGAATCCTCACCTACGCTCAGCGGGTGAACGTGCCCGCGCCATGCGTAAAAAAGGTATCAAAATTTCAAGCAGTGTCACCACCGTACGCACCCAACCCGTAAGGAAAAAATCGTGA
- a CDS encoding ABC transporter permease: MRFFLRRTAFYLFTAWAAVTINFFLPRIMKGDPVSAYLQKNQGKISPEAVESLRTLFGLDTNKSLVEQYLDYWRMLFTGDLGRSFSKGLAPVSEVIAAALPWTIGLVGIATVISFVLGTTIGSYVGWRRGSKADLVIPFATFFSTVPYFWMGLIAIALFSTALGWFPASHAYDKGSQPAFTWDFIGQVIQHGTLPALTIVVASLGGWILGMRNMMITVMDEDYVTVARAKGLPQRRVLVNYAARNAILPQLSSFALSLGFIVGGTLVMELVFSYPGVGKLLLDATNAKDYPLMQGLFLVITLAVLVANIIADIAYAALDPRTRQMEA, from the coding sequence ATGAGATTCTTCCTCCGACGAACCGCGTTTTACCTCTTTACCGCGTGGGCAGCCGTCACCATTAACTTCTTTCTTCCCAGAATCATGAAGGGTGACCCCGTCTCGGCATACCTGCAAAAGAACCAGGGCAAGATCAGCCCGGAGGCGGTGGAGTCGCTTCGCACCCTCTTTGGGCTTGATACCAATAAATCCTTGGTTGAGCAGTACCTCGATTATTGGCGGATGCTCTTCACCGGCGATCTCGGACGTTCCTTTTCTAAAGGGCTCGCCCCCGTCTCCGAGGTTATTGCCGCGGCGCTCCCGTGGACCATCGGGCTTGTGGGAATTGCCACCGTGATCTCGTTTGTGCTGGGAACAACCATCGGTTCCTATGTGGGTTGGCGCCGCGGCAGCAAGGCAGACCTCGTGATTCCCTTTGCCACATTTTTCTCCACCGTTCCCTACTTCTGGATGGGACTTATTGCAATCGCACTATTTTCTACCGCGCTGGGATGGTTCCCCGCCTCACACGCCTATGACAAAGGCAGCCAACCCGCCTTCACCTGGGACTTCATCGGCCAGGTCATCCAGCACGGTACCCTCCCCGCACTCACCATCGTGGTTGCCTCACTCGGCGGTTGGATCCTCGGAATGCGCAATATGATGATCACCGTCATGGATGAGGACTACGTCACGGTGGCGCGAGCCAAGGGCCTCCCGCAGCGTCGGGTCTTGGTGAACTATGCGGCACGTAACGCGATACTTCCACAGCTTTCGAGTTTTGCGCTCTCCCTCGGCTTTATCGTGGGTGGGACACTCGTGATGGAACTCGTGTTCTCCTACCCGGGGGTAGGAAAACTGCTACTCGACGCCACAAACGCAAAAGACTATCCGCTCATGCAGGGCCTTTTCCTCGTGATCACACTGGCCGTTCTTGTTGCAAACATTATTGCGGATATCGCCTACGCCGCCCTCGACCCGCGCACCCGACAGATGGAGGCTTGA
- a CDS encoding ATP-binding cassette domain-containing protein, giving the protein MTTLEFRDVTKRYRVRGNGNFLALDRVSFTLESGKTLALVGQSGSGKSTIAKIITQLERASSGEVLLDDTPIPRRGRGLRAYRQQVRMVFQDPFASLNPYHTIRHHIERPLRLDRVVPSDQVSSEVTRLLERVNLSPAETVDRRPHELSGGQRQRVAIARALASRPALLIADEPVSMLDVSIRLGVLNLLADLQRESRLGVLYITHDLATARHFSDEIMVLNHGQVVERGPSDEVILKPRHAYTRSLRNASPDPDKHFAAPRHKKSPGAPE; this is encoded by the coding sequence ATGACCACTCTGGAATTTCGGGATGTGACCAAACGATATCGGGTTCGGGGAAACGGTAATTTTCTCGCTCTCGACCGGGTGAGCTTCACCCTTGAGTCGGGAAAAACCCTGGCCCTGGTGGGGCAAAGCGGCAGTGGCAAATCAACCATTGCCAAGATCATCACCCAGCTTGAACGCGCAAGCTCCGGAGAGGTGCTACTCGATGACACACCCATTCCGCGGCGCGGTAGGGGGCTGCGCGCGTATCGGCAGCAGGTACGAATGGTTTTTCAGGACCCCTTTGCGTCGCTTAATCCCTACCACACCATCCGTCACCATATTGAGCGACCTCTTCGCCTGGATCGAGTGGTTCCGTCAGATCAGGTATCGAGCGAGGTAACAAGGCTTCTCGAAAGGGTAAACCTCTCCCCCGCCGAAACTGTTGACCGACGCCCACACGAGCTCTCCGGAGGCCAGCGTCAACGGGTAGCGATTGCCCGGGCTCTGGCCTCGCGCCCCGCGCTGCTAATCGCCGATGAGCCGGTATCGATGCTTGACGTATCGATTCGCCTCGGGGTGCTTAACCTTCTTGCTGACCTCCAACGGGAGTCACGCCTGGGCGTGCTGTACATCACCCATGATCTAGCTACCGCCCGCCACTTTAGCGACGAGATCATGGTGCTCAATCACGGGCAGGTTGTGGAAAGGGGGCCCTCCGATGAGGTTATCCTGAAACCGCGTCACGCGTACACCCGTTCCCTGCGCAACGCCTCCCCCGATCCCGATAAGCACTTTGCGGCTCCCCGCCACAAGAAATCCCCAGGAGCCCCCGAATGA
- a CDS encoding ABC transporter ATP-binding protein, whose translation MAIDTLLTVSDFSVLYDVDPPVEAVRNVSLSLERGEILGLAGESGSGKTTLAYGIQRLLKPPAVITSGSVIFHDSSGEDIDLNTLSETRMRAFRWDKASMVFQGAMNALNPVINIGKQLGDVFLVHRPGMSRAERTEESGKLLDIVGVSRDRLRAFPHELSGGMRQRVMIAMALALKPQLMIMDEPTTALDVLVQREILQQISELRQEFGFSVIFITHDLPMLLEISDRIAIMRAGEVVELDTARNIYTGAQHEYTQKLLASFPSLKGERGDFVRGSRA comes from the coding sequence ATGGCCATCGACACCCTCCTCACGGTTTCAGATTTCAGCGTGCTGTACGACGTTGATCCCCCCGTTGAGGCCGTTCGTAACGTGTCCCTCTCTCTGGAACGCGGCGAGATTCTCGGCCTGGCCGGTGAGTCCGGCTCTGGAAAAACGACACTCGCGTACGGTATTCAACGACTTCTTAAACCCCCGGCGGTTATCACCTCGGGATCGGTGATCTTTCACGATAGCTCGGGTGAAGACATCGACCTGAACACCCTCAGTGAGACACGGATGCGCGCGTTTCGCTGGGACAAAGCATCCATGGTGTTTCAGGGGGCGATGAACGCGCTCAATCCCGTTATTAATATCGGCAAGCAGCTCGGTGACGTTTTTCTCGTTCACCGTCCAGGTATGAGCAGGGCAGAGCGTACCGAGGAGTCGGGCAAGCTGCTCGACATCGTTGGTGTAAGTCGTGACCGGCTGCGAGCATTCCCCCACGAACTCTCGGGGGGAATGCGGCAGCGGGTCATGATCGCCATGGCACTGGCTCTAAAACCCCAATTGATGATCATGGACGAACCCACCACGGCACTCGACGTCCTGGTGCAGCGTGAGATTCTTCAGCAAATCTCAGAGCTGCGACAGGAGTTTGGATTCTCCGTGATCTTTATCACCCACGACCTCCCCATGCTGCTGGAAATCTCGGACCGCATAGCGATCATGCGCGCGGGGGAGGTCGTCGAGCTGGACACGGCCAGAAACATCTACACCGGCGCACAACACGAATACACCCAAAAACTACTGGCCTCGTTCCCCAGCCTAAAGGGCGAACGCGGCGACTTTGTGAGAGGCTCCCGCGCATGA
- a CDS encoding ABC transporter substrate-binding protein: MTKKSALVALGLAAALVMTGCAGDSSQSGSPQDGATITIAKPDGAIATESNNPWVGDSSGLKLGYINAILEPLGLINLLDPTAEARPWLAEEITWSENFTALTVVARNGVTWSDGTPFSADDIEFTFTLLQENPELDTAALNITDVVKNDNSVTISFGSSMFVKQDKALHKHIVPKHIWEDVADPATYTNKNPVGTGPYTLSQFDTQSVELTARDDYWGGEVAAPTLYYVSYNDNTALTTALANGDADWAQAFIPNVESAFLDKDPEHNVYWAASGLGIDAMFVNTESKPFNDQAFRQAMNLVIDRDKHKDIAREGSVPSVSSITGLPTPAGDPFIAPEFKGKNFRVNVKEARSILEDAGYTWSEDVLTDPSGETVSFELSVPQGWNDYVTGISLIADAATELGAETTVNTPDSDTWWEMKSNGEFQAILHWTDTGATPYDIYSDTMDGRWLKPMGESADYNFGRFNSAEATAALAAYANGPEEETRTAALNTIQQIFVEQVPAMAIGTRPFIGSYNTRNYVGWPGEENPYAPADPTQPNAVLILTTLTAAPSDR; the protein is encoded by the coding sequence ATGACGAAGAAGTCCGCCCTCGTTGCACTGGGGCTGGCCGCAGCGCTGGTCATGACCGGCTGCGCAGGTGATAGCTCACAAAGCGGTAGCCCCCAGGACGGGGCCACTATCACCATCGCAAAGCCGGATGGAGCAATCGCAACCGAATCGAATAACCCCTGGGTGGGAGATTCCTCCGGCCTCAAACTCGGCTATATCAACGCCATTTTAGAGCCGCTCGGCCTGATCAATCTGCTTGATCCCACCGCCGAGGCTCGTCCCTGGCTCGCCGAGGAAATTACCTGGTCGGAGAACTTCACCGCCCTCACAGTTGTCGCCCGGAACGGTGTTACCTGGAGCGATGGCACACCCTTCTCCGCAGACGATATCGAGTTCACCTTCACCCTGCTACAGGAAAACCCTGAACTCGACACCGCAGCCCTGAACATTACAGACGTCGTAAAGAACGATAACTCGGTAACGATCTCGTTTGGCAGTTCCATGTTTGTCAAGCAGGATAAGGCACTACACAAGCACATTGTTCCGAAGCATATTTGGGAAGACGTCGCCGACCCCGCCACCTATACCAACAAAAATCCTGTGGGAACCGGCCCCTACACACTGAGCCAATTTGATACCCAGAGCGTTGAACTCACCGCACGCGATGACTACTGGGGCGGCGAGGTCGCGGCGCCCACCCTCTACTACGTCTCATACAACGACAACACCGCGCTCACCACGGCTCTTGCAAACGGAGACGCCGATTGGGCACAGGCTTTTATTCCCAACGTGGAATCCGCATTCCTTGATAAAGATCCAGAGCACAACGTCTACTGGGCCGCCTCGGGGCTCGGCATAGACGCGATGTTTGTCAATACGGAGTCCAAACCCTTTAACGACCAAGCCTTCCGTCAGGCAATGAATCTGGTTATCGACCGCGACAAACACAAGGATATCGCCAGAGAGGGAAGCGTCCCCTCGGTCTCCTCGATCACGGGACTCCCCACCCCAGCCGGTGATCCTTTCATCGCACCCGAATTCAAGGGAAAAAACTTCCGCGTAAACGTTAAAGAGGCGAGAAGCATACTCGAGGATGCCGGATACACCTGGTCAGAGGACGTCCTCACAGATCCCAGCGGCGAAACAGTCTCCTTCGAGCTTTCCGTTCCCCAAGGCTGGAACGACTATGTCACCGGAATCAGCCTGATTGCAGATGCGGCAACGGAACTGGGCGCAGAAACCACCGTAAACACACCCGATTCAGACACCTGGTGGGAGATGAAGAGCAACGGAGAATTCCAAGCCATTCTGCACTGGACAGACACCGGGGCAACCCCCTACGACATCTACAGTGACACGATGGATGGCCGCTGGTTGAAGCCGATGGGCGAGAGCGCCGACTACAACTTCGGCCGTTTTAATAGTGCAGAGGCAACCGCGGCCCTGGCTGCTTACGCAAACGGACCCGAGGAAGAAACCCGTACCGCAGCGCTCAACACGATCCAACAGATCTTTGTGGAGCAGGTTCCCGCCATGGCTATCGGAACGCGCCCCTTTATCGGTTCCTACAACACCAGAAACTACGTCGGCTGGCCGGGAGAAGAAAATCCTTACGCTCCCGCTGATCCCACCCAACCCAATGCCGTACTGATCCTCACTACGCTTACTGCGGCTCCCTCAGATCGGTAG
- a CDS encoding TetR/AcrR family transcriptional regulator, which produces MVVGQKKPRSRPETLIKRQEILRASVEIFGSKGSVNGTLSDIAEHVGMTHAGILHHFGSKEQLLLEALRYRDESDVENLEEKQIPHGIEFFRHLVHTAFSNAQRAGIVQVYAVLSAESVTDNHPAREYFEERYRTLRDEAVEAFRVMCTERGVESSASVLHAAASILAVMDGLQVQWLLDPGNVDLGGASEFAIEAIVSAALNPQQLILAEETS; this is translated from the coding sequence ATGGTTGTTGGACAGAAAAAACCGCGTTCTCGACCCGAGACGCTGATAAAGCGACAGGAAATACTGAGGGCCTCTGTTGAGATATTTGGCAGTAAAGGTTCCGTAAACGGTACGCTTTCGGATATTGCTGAACACGTGGGCATGACCCACGCGGGCATCCTTCATCACTTTGGTTCCAAGGAACAACTCCTCTTGGAGGCCCTGCGATACCGTGACGAAAGCGACGTTGAAAACCTTGAGGAAAAACAGATACCCCACGGAATAGAATTTTTTCGTCACCTGGTTCACACAGCTTTTTCTAACGCACAGAGAGCGGGAATCGTTCAGGTTTATGCTGTTCTTTCCGCCGAGTCGGTCACGGATAATCACCCCGCTCGGGAATATTTTGAGGAGCGCTACCGCACTCTTCGCGATGAGGCGGTCGAAGCATTTCGTGTGATGTGCACCGAACGGGGAGTGGAGTCGTCCGCGTCAGTCTTACACGCCGCCGCGAGCATCCTCGCGGTTATGGACGGATTGCAAGTGCAGTGGCTTCTTGATCCGGGCAATGTGGACCTTGGTGGGGCGAGCGAGTTTGCGATTGAGGCGATTGTTTCTGCCGCTCTCAACCCGCAACAGCTCATTCTCGCGGAGGAAACCTCCTGA
- a CDS encoding dihydrofolate reductase family protein, with translation MTQIIYNTATSLDGFLADNNNSLAWLFAVDQTGAPNNDEFMSHIGVLVQGSTTYEWVLQETQLLERPDQWQNFYGDRPSFVFTSRELPVPLGADVRFLRGRVEDHLKTIRQAASGKDIWVMGGGDLVGQFADAGALNRIEVTVAPVTLGSGAPLLPRAIGADRLTLIEAAQYGQFANLVYEVDTRVNNLG, from the coding sequence ATGACGCAGATAATCTATAACACAGCAACTTCTCTCGACGGATTTCTCGCAGACAACAATAACTCCCTCGCCTGGCTCTTTGCGGTAGATCAGACGGGGGCTCCAAACAACGATGAGTTCATGTCACACATCGGAGTTCTTGTTCAGGGGTCAACCACCTATGAGTGGGTTTTGCAAGAAACACAATTGCTTGAGCGGCCAGATCAATGGCAGAATTTTTACGGGGATCGTCCCAGCTTTGTCTTTACTTCGCGTGAACTTCCTGTTCCCTTGGGTGCAGATGTGCGTTTTCTTCGTGGGCGGGTGGAAGATCACCTGAAGACTATTCGGCAGGCGGCATCGGGCAAAGATATCTGGGTTATGGGTGGCGGAGATCTGGTGGGGCAATTTGCCGATGCTGGTGCCCTGAACCGTATCGAGGTGACTGTTGCGCCGGTCACGCTTGGCTCGGGAGCGCCCCTGCTACCGCGAGCAATCGGTGCCGATCGGCTCACCCTCATCGAGGCGGCGCAGTACGGACAGTTTGCCAACCTGGTCTACGAGGTTGATACGCGCGTGAACAATCTGGGCTAA
- a CDS encoding SDR family oxidoreductase — translation MYLQELFGLKGRTALVTGGSSGIGKAIAIALARAGSEVFVAARTSTVIEQTVTEIRSHGGSATGIVSDLSTRVGAHALADAVQDVDVVVNSAGINLRPPMSQLDEPTWDATMAVNLEAPFILGQRLAPGMAARGYGRFIHISSQQAHRPFASSGAYGVSKAALEALARSQAEAWSGQGVTANVLIPGFVQTPLNRRLSSKPETVKALAERTLIGRNGVAEDFAGAAVFLASSASSYVTGQSVAVDGGFSVH, via the coding sequence ATGTATCTACAGGAACTCTTCGGACTCAAGGGCCGTACAGCGTTGGTCACCGGCGGTAGCTCGGGCATCGGCAAGGCAATCGCTATCGCGCTTGCCCGAGCGGGGTCGGAGGTTTTTGTAGCGGCTCGAACCTCTACGGTCATTGAGCAGACGGTCACCGAGATCCGATCACACGGAGGATCTGCAACCGGTATCGTGTCCGATCTCTCCACCCGTGTTGGAGCACACGCTCTTGCCGATGCGGTTCAAGATGTCGATGTAGTTGTCAATTCTGCGGGTATTAACCTTCGCCCACCGATGTCTCAACTGGATGAGCCCACCTGGGACGCCACCATGGCGGTTAACCTTGAAGCGCCCTTCATTCTGGGGCAGCGTCTCGCACCCGGTATGGCAGCACGCGGGTACGGTCGCTTTATTCACATTAGTTCCCAGCAGGCGCATCGCCCGTTTGCCTCTAGCGGGGCATATGGGGTTTCCAAAGCCGCTCTAGAAGCCCTTGCCCGTTCTCAAGCCGAGGCGTGGTCAGGGCAGGGAGTAACTGCAAATGTTCTTATCCCAGGCTTCGTGCAAACTCCGCTCAATCGGCGATTAAGCTCAAAACCGGAAACCGTGAAGGCGCTTGCGGAACGCACCCTCATCGGGCGTAACGGGGTCGCGGAAGATTTTGCGGGAGCCGCGGTTTTTCTTGCGAGTTCAGCATCGAGCTATGTAACAGGCCAGTCAGTCGCGGTTGACGGAGGCTTCTCTGTTCACTGA
- a CDS encoding DMT family transporter translates to MVVIELAKEVETFSLTPIQFLGIPLALLGAVFLSFGAQYQSRGVNKVERLSGQKARKGLNRNQIWSLLKRPSWVIGTLLLGMAVVLQLSSLTLSPLIVVQPLGVVALVITAILNSRLSGVKLNHKTRVAIAMCVIGVCVFVTIAAFTASDLPVTEGHLVTILIILGFVLVLFLLAFIFLRHRMRAMFYIVGAGVVYGFVATLAKVVIGRIQQSDFNLLTLLCLIALIAAAVSGMYFVQNAYSSGPPDLVIAGLTVIDPLVAVFIGIVVLGEAAFAPLWAIIGFIIAGSVAIVGVIQLAKHHPQVEANGVSTH, encoded by the coding sequence GTGGTAGTTATTGAGTTAGCAAAGGAAGTCGAGACATTTTCACTCACACCAATACAGTTTTTGGGAATTCCTTTAGCGCTGTTAGGAGCGGTGTTCCTCTCGTTTGGTGCTCAATACCAGTCCCGAGGTGTTAACAAGGTAGAGCGCCTTTCCGGGCAAAAGGCGCGCAAAGGCCTGAATCGTAATCAGATTTGGAGCCTGTTAAAGCGGCCCTCGTGGGTTATCGGAACTCTTCTCCTGGGCATGGCTGTTGTGCTGCAGTTGAGCAGCCTCACGCTTTCTCCGCTTATCGTTGTTCAGCCGCTGGGCGTGGTTGCGCTTGTCATAACAGCTATCTTGAACTCTCGTCTGTCTGGGGTCAAACTTAACCATAAAACCCGCGTTGCCATCGCTATGTGTGTTATTGGAGTCTGTGTATTTGTCACTATTGCGGCTTTTACCGCCAGTGATCTGCCCGTCACTGAGGGGCATCTGGTCACCATCCTGATCATTCTCGGATTCGTCTTGGTGCTTTTCCTTCTGGCCTTTATTTTCCTTCGCCACAGGATGCGGGCCATGTTTTATATCGTGGGGGCTGGTGTTGTTTATGGATTTGTAGCCACCCTCGCCAAGGTTGTGATTGGCCGTATTCAACAGAGCGATTTTAACCTGCTCACCCTCCTCTGCCTGATCGCCCTCATCGCTGCGGCTGTGAGCGGAATGTATTTTGTGCAAAATGCCTATTCCTCGGGGCCACCCGATCTGGTGATCGCGGGACTCACGGTTATTGATCCTCTCGTGGCCGTTTTTATCGGAATTGTTGTGCTGGGAGAAGCCGCTTTTGCCCCACTCTGGGCCATTATCGGATTTATTATTGCCGGTTCTGTGGCGATCGTCGGTGTTATTCAACTGGCTAAGCATCACCCACAGGTAGAGGCGAACGGTGTTTCCACACATTGA